The genomic DNA AAATTGGATGCTCATTCAGACATATGTCTGGCCATATGTGTTAGTGTGAGATATTCAGACAGAGCATGATTTTATTCTCACCATGCCCACCGGCAGAGGGCCGTTAACGCCGCCGGCCAAATTTGGACTCGAGACACAGTGACATCTATTATCATTGATCTGCACATTCCACATTGAAACATCCAGTAGGGTCAAATTTGGATACGAGACGCAATAACAGCTATGATCATTGATCTGCACATTTCACATTAacattaataataataataataataataataatctttattgcgactcttggttatgtcatggcgtaaaagtaactataaaataaaatctgatgtatatacattatacaaaatggtaaaacaagaagaatgtcaaaaaggtagaggcaataaaatagttgactagaaagtgatatcacaatgaggatgactagaattggttcaatgcacatgaaaaaaggtaagaggtgagttgcagatagtacaaagacaggtaggtagaggtaagtgatgaaaatcatggttattgcagtagagtggatgggccagattgaacagatcctttgtcaactcccgtcgctaatggcatttggctgggagacggacaaaggtacgtgaccgccaatactccgaagggatgtcgggccaaggacaataaggtgttagcaagtccttgaccgggaaggacaacttgtgtccggacatcacctccggaaaggtcaggttcccaacactgttggacactaacctggccagcccgatggtgaggggctcggtttcacatagaaaatgtgtccatgcattgttggcatattggggcacgcagaggtatcgcttgaggaacttggtgtaggtggcatcggcggatttgatgGTGGAttgggcggattgggcggagttgggaagccaaaggtgtaggccgtagagaaaaattggggtgacgtagatccggaagagttgaaggactattgggaggggaagattcttcatgggaagtctattgcatatgtatccctggccctggccttagttattgtggatatGCTCCTACTAAATATGCAGCAGTCTATGCCGTACTCTCTCAATGTCAACTCTATTAATTTCTCAGTTACTCAAAATCTTGTAACCTAGTTCGAGCAACACATAATACAGCATcgtaaagttaaaaaaaactattcatCCAAGTTACAAGTATTTAGAATGCGAAGAAGTTGAAGCCGAGCTACAGTCAGGGCATTTGGTAGGCGAGTAATTTTAAAGAAAACTCATTTGTGAAATTTGTAAAAGCTTAGAACCTACTAATGAAATAGTCAAAGATACTTGTtgataaacttttttttggttgtttttttcacgggcttttctatcCGCTAGAGGGAATGtcatccccagtactattaaaatgaaaggttatagttcgtctatttattatcttttgTGAGGTCTTGCCTTTTAATCAATATCCAGACATCTATCAAATGTCCATAGTACTCTTCATCCTCCCTCGCTCCTACTCGCCATTGTTCTACCTTTTGTTCCCCTCCAATAACCTAATGACTTCTTCATTCACCATTCAATAATATATATCCATTCCCCGAATCCAATCCGGCTCTCTCCACTCATTTCGTTCCaatacctttcaatcttaatgtgatatttggtccaccaacgagtttgagttggcagaccgagctggtccttgaatgtagggttgccATGGAACttgggtcaaaaacttgtcccagTCTGACTTtaatcttgctactggatcaacacctacatactcactacgaatattagagggaagcagcttaaacaatgaaggagcccgagaaagaagagaagtggacttacgtattgttcgaactagcctggattctcgagggcttgaaggtgccttcaaaacgcacgttaagcctctgcggtcactagaattgaccctaaaacctgggttgggacaaagctcatgaatacttttgaagacacactgtatcagatacctttcgtgccttctctgaatactgtacaatcccaacctttctaacctctcccaatacgagagctctctcattcctgtgatgtttctagtgaaacatatttggacctgctcgagcttttgcaaaccggCTGAACTAATTctagcccaaatgggcgagtcatattcaagatgtgtctaaacaatcgacttgtatagatttagcatcgtgacactatctctggacatatttgaaaggatatccaccttcaactggatatgctcatcgaattttccattattttggaggactacacttaaatctttcgtagatgagacctgctcaatatttttacctccattatatACGAGtgaagtattcaaaggagttgaatCGAAGGTCATTGCGAGGAATTTCATACCGTtaaaggccatattactctcagtaacctaTCAAataggtcctttgccaggaTAATGGAATCTTGGCTATTCCCTGCCAGAAAACTaacttagtattactgccagtctctcttcttatgctgacgatacaacgCTTTTGgagcggggcaatgaatattataagaAGGCGGGGCCCTAAGAAGGAACCCAGGGGATCACCCTTCTTGTGTGTCACCATCATGTaagtcactaagggatccctcgaccttaaaaATTTGCTTCTTACCATGagtgaaactttttaaccaattgagaaccttgccttggatcccaatgtcatgacgTCCATTCaacaaaggccatgatctactttatcaaaggccttggtaaaATCAAGACATGCAACATCGGCTGACTCATGACTCCGACTCTACCAACGACTTCCTTCAAGTTGTGCAGAGGAATCAGCGAATTTACTACCCCTTCAAAAATCGTTGGAAAAGACGTCGATAGGTACCTTGAAGCATAGCTCAGTATTTCACGACGGTTTCGGACAAGCCAGAGTTGAAGTCCATACCAAGGTGGACGGAAGAGGCCATCTTCATCCAACTCGCGAGTGTCTGCTTGGAGGAGGAAAACGATTACGTTGTTCCATCAATGTCTGGCAAATTCAAGACATATCCGGATCCCATGAAAatccacataaaaaaaagattatgcAAGCCATTGGATTTGGAGAGCTTGCCCTCACCAGGACCTTGTGGCCAGAGATCTTCCCCTCCTTTCCAAATCTATTGACACATTGGCCTGACCCTACTTCGCCAGGATGACGAGGTGGAACTGCcggaagtaaaaaaatgcgGCGGAAACGCCTTCCAGGTCTGCCAAAGATAAGTTGAGATGATGACGGAAGAAAATCCGCCCAAGATGTTCTTCATTTACAATTGCCTGGCGAGTCGAGGAGATTTGGACACAAAGCAGACGCTCTTTTGTCTGGCTTGGAACTTCAACTGGACCCAAGATTGCACCATTGCAAGATTCAAATGTGCTTATATGGCAACGTGGGCATTGACTGTCAAAATGCCTCGAACACATAACTCTTTTGTTATCCTCACCCTCCTCTGATTACCTACTTTCCTGCATGGAAGATCAATAGACTTCCTACGCTAAACGAAATGTTATTTACGATCTGCACTTCACTGGATGCTCTTTGAGCAAACCGCTAGCAAATATATGGCCGATTCCTCATTAAAGAATCATATGTTTTGTGCTCTTTTTTGCTAGTtatatcaaaatctttgaCATGATTAGTGACTTAGGTCTCACTCATAATGTCCAGCACAGAAGCAATGTACCGTGTCTCTTGCCCATTTTGCTTGGGCTGTCCGAATTGCAAATACGGCCCCTACCAAATTGTGCTTCGCACAATTAAGGAACGGCTCCAAATTCCGAAAACTAACGcttgaaaaattcaattaacTTTCTATTCGGCTCAGACTGTTATTctcacttttcttctttttcataaCAGCAACTCTGTGCTTTAAAGCAAGCACAACTAAgtaatagtccttttcattctcctctacATCCTCATGGTGGGGACTAACAAACGtagaaatacaagaatacgctCAAAGATGCCTGActgaacaaggtatttttctgCAAAGTCAGTCGTTTAGGCAAAGGTTCCAGttgttcaaaaatcattgcCCGATAAATCCGGACCACCCTGTGTGCTCGACTTTTAATCTTGCTTTAGCCTTCGAGCTCAACTTTATAAGAACTGTTCCTAGCTAACGACGTCAGGAACGTTTGGCAATGATGCCAATGATATTGAAAACCTGACGTGCCGATTGGCTAAATTGCAAATGAGAAGAATTTCAGGATCGTTGATCAGATCATTCGACTGGTAAGAAGCAACTAACACTGAAGGAAAGAGGTTCtaggaaaaaaaggattcaagACAATATTAGCTAAATGTAGTAAACAGCCTTTTGAATAGTCCTTACCGAagtgttttcattcaaataaTCCTCCTCACTCAGCTTGCTTTAATAATAGTTGAGCGAGTACTAGTTTTACGATCATTCACGTTGAGGGCCGTCTTGTATTGAGACCTCATGTATCTActtcttcatttgaattcaacGAACTACCATTCCGGCGCTACTACTTCTTCATTTGGCATGAATCATGGACGCGTTGGCAAACTTCCACTGGCTGATTATTCTTGGAACATCATGATTTATGGTGTTCTAAAGCTCATCCAATTCTTGCGTGTCAACCTTGGGAATGATCAAATTAGATCGTTTCCCAGGCCATAAAGGGCTTGATGGAGTTTTTACTCGTCCTCAAAACAGTTTACATTCTATTGGCTTGTCAACATGCCAAACCCAAGAAAGACCATGTAGATCGGTGCGGAACCAACCCACGTTTACCATCTCACAACGAACATTCGTGAGcttgtcaaaagttttggcGCAATAATGTTGAGATATTTTGACATACATTTACGACCCTTACTGGCTGCTTCAGAACAAAAGTAAGACCCAAAAGTGCCTCTCATCGATTTTTACTGATTTGCCACATCAATTCGAGCTTGCGGCTCAGTGACCGGACTTGAAGTCTTTATACACTCATATTACCTGTAGTTGAAATCTGGTGTATGGAGCAAGGTGTTATCGCGTCAAAGGCTATTAGGAAGGGAAGAGAGTGCGTGACTCGAGATGTTTATTTTCAAGATGCGTCAGTGTAAGATCAAAGCTCAAGCGCTACATTGCAAAGAAAGATGTCCTGTGAGCAGGGTTTGGCGTCTGCGGCAATATTTTGCTCTTCATAGAAGTTCTGTGAATCTATTAATGATAGAGAGGAATGTATATTGAAGTCAAAGAACAATGTAAAGAgcaaagtaaaagaaaacttcGGGCGTTTTGAAGGTTAagaaattggacattttttcaaggGTTTGggcttcttttcattttttccaacttttgaaTGTATTGAGGCAATCCTTTAAAACCTTacaatttggacattttccttctttccctctttatgtatgtgttttcttttcaggcaAGACAAATCCAGAtaaaaaccaaaaatcaaaatatatctCAGAGTTTTTCCTAAATATTTCGAATTTACCTCACTGTTTGTGCGACTTAGGGTTTTTAGGGAAAAATTCGAAACTAGCTCTTTTTTACTTGACCTCCGACTTTTAGGGCTTCTACAGGGTCACAGTTAGAGACTACAGTTGGGGCTGGTTAAAATCATACATACATCAAGCTCATTAACggcttgaacatgaaaaagAACACTTGAATGTGTATGTAACAATTTATCTTCCagtttcatttctgattgTTAACCagtgaaatgatattttctaATCTATAATGGACTTTGACAGTTTTGTcctttttggctgatttttttaagtCCTTAATGGTGGTCGAATGACAAAACACGGGGATGATGGGTCAGCTGACATCAAGAGATGacgtcagtgttgccattttggctcTTTATTTACGTttttaacctaacctttcagtTGCAAGGACCTGGGGGCGCCAAGGCAGCGGCGTAAGCCTGCGGCAGCACGGTTGCAAAGTCCTGAGGGGAGTTAGGCAGCGGTCATGGAGCAACACgcaattgccaaaatggcaacacctCTAAAACAACAATGTGGCACACAAAAGTGAGCgcacaaaaatatttatagCACACCAAATGTACAAATTGAGACACTGAATTGGACAATGTACACAGGAAGTGCACACCaaaggaaaaaagtaaaacacaCTCGAACCAAGCACACAGACAAcacaaacagaaaaaggcaagcCAAAGAATAAAAAGGCACACCATACAATAAAGAGGCaaactgaaaaatgaatctcgcactacattttttgaaaccttgatTCTACCCCTTTTTGGTAGTTGGAGGTTACATGATGCTTCATAAACCATTGACAATATGTTAGATTGCCACCTGTGCACCAATTAACTGAGGTCTCTCTACAGCCAAAGTTATCCAGCCTTGATAATGCTCTGCACCCACACATGGTCAGTTGGTCATCTTAACATCACTGGCAAATGTTTTGGGGTATACATGTTCTTGGTTTGTGCACTGCTTTGCTCATTTGTTTTCCCAAATTTTGTCTTGGGTGCCTTCTTAAAGTTTGATGTGCCTAAATATTGTTCGGTGTGCCAAAATCTCTTTCTTTGTGTATGCCCTCTTTTgtttctgcatatttttttacCTAAGGGTGTGCCAATTTATTTTTCGGTGTgttaatcaaaaacttttatGTTTGCCCGTTTTGATGTCACCCATTCTTTATTCTACGCATAATATTCCAAGCAACGATAACCAAGCTCCCAAAAACACAAAAGGGTGGGATTAAATGCCTCTATTGGTCTTAAATTGGATCCATTTTAcctcttcattcaaaaattaaTGCATTTATTTGTCTTGGAACTAAAGGAGTCATGATTGCCCACCGTGGTTTTagacttgaaaatgaaaagcaataaagGATTTTTGGCAGTATATTTAGGGACAGTTTTATCGACCCAATGCACGTAACGGCTTGGAATATGTTGGAATGGCATTACTGATCAAAATTGTCGTTGCTGATATCACAACCAAGAATATTTAAATAACTGGATAGAAGACAGGAGATTGTCGAGAAGAATGGGGTAAGTCTAATAAATAGGAACAGAATAAATGTTATTTATGTACACAATCACAAAGAAATCAATCTAACGGACACAAAAGAAGGCAGGGTCTGTGTGTTTTCATTACTCAAACCTACCCTCTTTATAAGCATTTCCCCAACAATTAGGGGTGAACATTTAGACCTTCGTTGAACATCTTTCTCACTCTTCAGTTCTCTCCATGAATGTTAGGTATATTCCAATAGTGGTTTTACGTATTTGTGCGTGAGATGAAAGGGGGTTCTAGTCTGTAGGCAAATCGGCGGAACATTTTCCTTGTCCCCATGGGTATAACAACAATATTTGGCAACAAATTCTGCTCCTGACAATTATTTCATCTAATGTAGTGAAGGAACCCCTGACAATGGGGCCATCAAGGAGACGAATACACTTGTCTTTAGTGATGTTTTCCATTGAGTGCTACCATGGCCGCAGCCGCAGCTGCCGTTagttgttgatgatgagggGCAAGCCGATGTTGAGGCTTTTTCGGCCCTCCGTTTTTGCCACGCTTATTTAAGGCTCCGAAATATAGGTGGCTATTCTCTCCCAAGAGCTCTTTTAATTTCATGCGCTCCAAGATCTTCTTTCGGAGTATTTCAAGGGTTCGAGGTGAGGCTCCCGTTCCAGAGCGGACGTGGCGTCCAGTTAGGGCCCGTGGAGCACGCCTTCGAGGCTCGTCAGAAGGGCTGAGGGGCGAGGAGGAGCGCCCTTGGAGAACGCCCGACGAAGGTGAAAGAGGACTGACCGCTGAACCACCAGCGCCACCTGGGAACAACATATGAGAATGGGAATGTGGACTGGACTGGTTGTTGCGGAAATTACTCAGGGGGCTTAATGGACCTCGGAGACCGGAGTAGGAGAATCGATCGAACTGCAATGAATGGACGGATATACGTGCATATattagcttttttttatttggacCTCTGGCTGAGTTGGAACTCGTCAATCTGTTTCTCTAAATTCTGCAAATTGCTCGAGTAGCTCTTTTTAAAATGTGACTGACCCTATTGAACGCTTTGAAATGCCAATGCAATAATTGCTCAATGCATCTTCAGAAGGAGAGGATGACAAAAAGTGAGGGCTTTAATCATGCATGAATCAAACCTTTAGCCAAATCGCGAGAATCACTTCGGGCTTTGGTGGTCGCGAGAGAAactttttccaaccaaaagtatttttataATGCTTGCGCTCTATTCTAAGCCGGCATAAAggctgtatgtacgtagacaTGTATTCGTTAGGCCGGCATGGCTTCCAAAGCAAACCAACAACCCTGAACAGAACTTTGATCGACTATTGCAACCAACCCTGCTTGAGGAGGTAATCGCTGGATGCGttatggtgtgtgtgtgtgtgtgtgtagaaGGCAAGATTATGGTGATATTTCCGACGGTTTTGCGGCTACCTCCCAAAGCAGTCACCTTAGCCAGGCCAATATGTGTTATATTTGCGATCCACCACATGTTCAAAAATAAGCACCATAATAACACCGACAAAAAACGAATCCCCGACCAGCCACAAGGTACATCGACGTTGTTGGGATATTTGAATACATCATTTAATTTGAGAGGGAGTCACTCCACCTCGGCTAAGAAAGGAAAGCATGCCTATTGAAGTGCTCTTTTCTAAGGTTTCGCGTTTTGCATAACAAAGAGTTTCAGTTGAAATTGCTTGGTCGGGAGTTATCTctctgccccccccccctttttaTGACGTGAGCCTAATTCCGGTACACTTCAGAGGCAAGTGGTTCTGTTTTAGTGTGGTACTCTGGTTTAAAGCCTCATTGAGCATGCATTAAACCTTATGGCCAACTAGCCGATCAAGCTCCTGACTTTACTTGATTCGTGAGAATTTACACTATTTGGATACAACAATGACAAGATCAGGCTTTTAATTGTTTGTCGTGTAGAGGGAGCGCAAAAAAGCTGAAGCTCCAACTCAACTCGTATCAAAAAACACGAATAAAAAACGCAGATAGCGTACTTTATTTAGTTCAGATGTCAAGAGTTGACAGTGCACCTTAAACCAGATGAAGATTGAGTTCCTTGGAAGCAATTTAGATGTCAACATGACAGGAGCAAAGTTGAATGGCGGAGATGCGTGCCAAGTTACTGCCAACCAACCCAGAGGCTCTCAATTTAGCATTGAGAGCAAACAAAGTAAGTACTGTGCTCTCAACAACCAATTGAGATCTTTCGTTCCTGTGGATACGGCGGATGATCATAGGTCATGCTTTTAAATGACCACTATTGGCATTCCATCAATATGCATACTACATGATTGCTTTGCTTCGTTTTGTCATGAAGCCAAATAAATCGAGTCATTCGTCGTCGGCTTGTCAAAATCTGTTAGTTGCTCTAAATGTTTCCGTCTTTAGGTCCCGTACCCGAACTAAAGCGAGCACGTCGTCGATACATTCTGGTATAGAATGTACTCTTAAGTGCACAAGATTTGACTGCCGAGCCATTTGCGCAAAGCAGCCATTTCCACCCAAACACTTTAATTGTAGGGAAATGAGACATCAGAACAAAGATTTCTCCCAATCTCAACGTCAAAATAAAGCGGATCAAGCCGAAGAGGGGcaaacacacatacacacacatgcacactcACGAATGGTAGCACTCCACCATTCAACAAGAACCAagttgttttctgttttttttatttgctggGGAACTCAAGCTCGGCGCCAAACAACTACCGACTTCTCCGGCTAAAGATAAATACGCATTTCCGACAATGTCAAcccagattttgaaatttagaaCAACCATCAACCACCCTGTCAGGCAAGGTTAAATATTCCAAACCAAACTGTCAGAACACTTTAGTGAGCGTCTGGCTAGAAAGTGAACAACtcgaggccaaaatggcaattgcaacaaatgcagaaaaatgtgccaaaacaCGTATGTATAGTACTTCTAACTCACCTCTGATCTGGATTCCTTCGGACTCGGCTGATCTCGACTGGGTTTGTGTGTGGCCTCAAGTTTAGGACCTAAAAGGGGCGAATGATGGCCGGAACCAGGGGTCTTCGAATTGGTCATCAGTTGTTCCACGAGTTTGTTTTGTTGAGCTTGAAGTCCTTGGAACATCTGTGCGTAGTACCCGTAGTAGAGCAAGGGATTAGCCGAGGCCGCAGCGGCAGCGGTGGCTGGATTGGACATCAGATTGGTCGAGGTCAGGAGGGCGGATTTGATGAAATCCGGATTACTTCCGGAAGATCCAACGCCGCTTAGCAAAGCCGCCTGAGCTAATTGTAGTTGAAGGATCTGACTCTTGAGCACATCTTGCTGTCGATGGACCTTGGGAGATTCGGTGGGTCGTCGATCCACCGGCTCAACTGGGAACGATGATGATTTGGGCCTGGCTGacacctcctcctcttttattCCCCTGGGATAGAGATCAGTCATCGGCCTGACCGACAAACATGGAGGTGTAGTGGCCGGGGTCATGGGGTTCGATTGTTTGCGTCGGTTGATTTTCTTGGGCAAACTAGTCACGGGAGTGAATGCCGTCTCCGGGGAGGGCGGCTGTGGCGATGGGTTTGGAGGTGATCGACTCGTGGCCGAGGAGGAAGATGGCGAATCCCCAAATTTCCTGTTGAGCAAGGCATCCAATCGGCGTTTCTTCACTTCCCTTCCCGGGTGTTGTTCACTTAGGGAGGGCGTACTGCTGGCTGCACTCTCCGGGGATGCTCTTTCCGTGGCGTTGTTCTCCCATTTGGCACGAATTAGCTCCAAAGGAATGAGAGGCTTGTTCTTGCCATCGGTGGCTTGTGAGTCCTCGTTTTCTGTCTTGGGCGAGCTTTCATATTCGCTCGGGGCCACCATTTTCTTGACCCGTTGTTCGTCCGGGTCTGGccaatgtctttttttgggTAAGCGAAGAATGGGATCACTACTGGGTGGGGTGGTTTCATTTTGCTCGCGTTGCTGTTTATGAGCCATGTGTTGGGCCTTGACCAATTCGGCCAAACGCTTGGCATTGATCATGGATTGCTCGTCCAGACTGTGTAAATGTCCCATGAAAGGGGAGGCTAGTAAGGCCGGGTGAGCAAACGGATGGACCCCTGTGGAACCCCCCAACATCCCGGTGGCACCACCAGAACTTAGATCCATTGGGCAAAGCTCATCCCCGGATTGGGTCCCAGCACTGCTATTGGTGGGTTCCTCGTACAAGCTCTCGGCAGAGCTTCCCCGAGATCCTCTGGGAGCTGATGAAGTCAAACTGATGATTTGTGATAATGTCGAAGACGAGGCCGAAATCGGTCCTGAGCACTGAACAGTCCCACTTACGGTGGACACCGCTGCTGCAGCAGCAGCCGCTGCCGCCGCTGCGACCGCTGCCAAGGTTCCATTGGAGGAAGCCGTGGATGAAGCAGCGCTGCTCGGATTAGAAGTGACTGCCAAATCAGAGTGTGGCATTCTTCCTGTCAGATatgcctctctctctccgctTTGCCAGTGACTAACCCTTTCTGGCTCTTGCTCTAAGTTAAGGTTGCTCAGCACTGGTAGGTGGTTGCTCAAGACGGGAAAGAAGGGAGATGGTAGTAGCTGAGTGTTTAAAATTTGCGAGAGTGGCGGGCGCGGGCGATCCGCGGATGAACCCAAAGATGACGAACGAGACTGCGAAATCAGTCGACACCAACGAAGAGGGACAGACAAGATAGACAGATGGCTGACTGCCTGACTGCTtagttggctggttggttggtgggtgggtggttgggtTGAAGATCTCCTCTTTGGGAAAGTGATTTTCTTCGCCGTTTGTGCCTTGGGAGATGTCgtcactgactgactgaattaCTGACTGGTTGGATGAaaggatggttggttggttgcttggttgcttggaCTGCTTACTACCCTTGCATGTCTTTTACGACAATGAAGGTAATGATGACGATGGTGATTAGCCCGATCATTTGAGTGACTTGCCTGGAAAGACAAAAAATTGAGTAATTGCTCTATTGTTAAACAGATTTCCTCATAAAAGTTCTCCGTCTTTCGCACCTAAATTTATGGCACACGCACAATTTTGCTTCTTCAAGCATTCGGTTGATTCTGTAATGACTACAATCATCGACCGAGGGTTTTATTACCTTGGAGTCACATTgttataataataattattattattgttattacgACTACAAACCATCTACTCATTGCTCCACGTGGCCCAAGGGAACTCTCACCAATGACCTTAAGGGGGTGCatggcaaaattcgaaaaGAAATTCATCATTAGTTGGGAGGTTGACGCAAGTATAGCATTTCTAGTCGCCAACGTTTACATCTGAGTCAATTTGGggatttgatttggttttctagTGGCTTTGTTCTGATTATGACTTCCTCTCACTATTTTAAATGTCAGAATAAAAGGGGACAAAAACTTTGATTTAAAATACGTCTCTCAGTGACGTTGTGTCAAGAACGATTTCAATCACAGGCCAATgataatttggcaaaaaacgaaatccaaccaaaaattcaaatgcacATCCTCTGAATTCGTCAGAACGGCACAAACAATGTGCGTAAAATAAGTCCGAGGTTGGCTTGCCGAAGCTGACGACTtctatggatggatgggtaaACCTGTATGCGTAGAAAGGTGGACGGACTCCCATTGAGGGAAATAATGcccatttttctccttttctctaCATGTTGGGATTCTCCTTTGGACTTTCGACGTGGCcatgttcaaaaatatatcatttgCATGACCGACTCAAATCGCCCATTCGGTCTCTCGTTGAACCAACAACTCGGGCATCAAGTTTCACCTTTTACTAGcatgattattattatcatcatcattatcagcATCATCTCTCTTGATCTTACCCAACATCGTGTATCAACATATCCCTCGGTCATGCTAGTACATACATGAGCATAACTACGAAACCACTCCTCAAGTTCTGAGCTTTCACCTCTTCCCCTAATGCTCAACCTTGAGCTTTTGTGGAAAGTCTCCAATGGGTCCCGTATGTTCTCCCTTATCCTCCAATATTAATATTGTCGTGAACACACCAGCTACAGAACAGCCCAATACTTCTTTTCCAATCATCACACACTGACACTAGATATTACTGCTGCATagatgtgtgtgcgtgcgtgtgtgagagagagagtgtgtgtgATCATATGTGGCGCTCTGACTGGAAACATGCAAGCCAATGGGATACAGAGACCCGTCGAATGTGACTCGGAGCGTTAACCCGACCACTGTTCTGTTCTCAGTCCGTTCAAGACTTCTTTTTGCTCACTTTGGGGGATGCAAGATCCTGATTCGTGGAAATGGCTAGGCCTGATATGGTTGTGCAGATCTGCAGCA from Tigriopus californicus strain San Diego chromosome 1, Tcal_SD_v2.1, whole genome shotgun sequence includes the following:
- the LOC131887928 gene encoding uncharacterized protein LOC131887928, encoding MPHSDLAVTSNPSSAASSTASSNGTLAAVAAAAAAAAAAAVSTVSGTVQCSGPISASSSTLSQIISLTSSAPRGSRGSSAESLYEEPTNSSAGTQSGDELCPMDLSSGGATGMLGGSTGVHPFAHPALLASPFMGHLHSLDEQSMINAKRLAELVKAQHMAHKQQREQNETTPPSSDPILRLPKKRHWPDPDEQRVKKMVAPSEYESSPKTENEDSQATDGKNKPLIPLELIRAKWENNATERASPESAASSTPSLSEQHPGREVKKRRLDALLNRKFGDSPSSSSATSRSPPNPSPQPPSPETAFTPVTSLPKKINRRKQSNPMTPATTPPCLSVRPMTDLYPRGIKEEEVSARPKSSSFPVEPVDRRPTESPKVHRQQDVLKSQILQLQLAQAALLSGVGSSGSNPDFIKSALLTSTNLMSNPATAAAAASANPLLYYGYYAQMFQGLQAQQNKLVEQLMTNSKTPGSGHHSPLLGPKLEATHKPSRDQPSPKESRSEFDRFSYSGLRGPLSPLSNFRNNQSSPHSHSHMLFPGGAGGSAVSPLSPSSGVLQGRSSSPLSPSDEPRRRAPRALTGRHVRSGTGASPRTLEILRKKILERMKLKELLGENSHLYFGALNKRGKNGGPKKPQHRLAPHHQQLTAAAAAAMVALNGKHH